The following proteins come from a genomic window of Pirellula staleyi DSM 6068:
- a CDS encoding TatD family hydrolase, with amino-acid sequence MDYFDPHIHMVSRITDDYETLARMGCVGMSEPAFWAGFDRGSADGFRDYFRQLTEVEPKRAALFGIQHYCWLCINAKEAENVSLSRDVIKMIPEFIDKPNVLGIGEIGLNKNTRNEAIVFLEHLDLAARFQQQILIHTPHLEDKYQGTRMILDMLKGDSRINRSRVLVDHVEEHTVRHVLEEGFWAGMTLYPVTKCTPQRACDIIEMYGPERLMVNSAGDWGPSKPTAVPDFIFEMRRRKHPESLIRKVVYENPLTFFSQSEKFRFTARDGSLVTGKEI; translated from the coding sequence ATGGACTACTTTGATCCGCACATTCACATGGTCTCGCGCATTACCGACGACTACGAAACACTCGCGCGCATGGGATGTGTCGGGATGAGTGAACCGGCGTTTTGGGCCGGCTTTGATCGCGGCAGCGCCGATGGCTTTCGCGACTACTTCCGCCAGCTCACGGAAGTCGAGCCTAAGCGGGCGGCCTTGTTCGGCATTCAGCACTACTGCTGGCTCTGCATCAACGCCAAGGAAGCGGAAAACGTCTCCCTTTCGCGTGATGTCATTAAGATGATCCCTGAGTTTATCGACAAGCCAAACGTTCTTGGAATTGGCGAAATCGGGCTCAATAAAAACACGCGCAACGAAGCAATTGTGTTTCTCGAGCACCTCGATCTCGCCGCCCGTTTTCAGCAGCAGATCCTGATCCATACGCCTCACCTGGAAGACAAGTACCAGGGAACCCGAATGATCCTCGATATGCTCAAGGGAGATAGCCGCATCAATCGTAGTCGTGTGCTCGTTGATCATGTCGAGGAACATACGGTGCGACATGTGCTCGAAGAAGGCTTTTGGGCCGGCATGACGCTGTATCCCGTCACCAAATGCACACCGCAGCGAGCCTGCGACATCATTGAAATGTATGGCCCCGAGCGGCTGATGGTGAATTCAGCAGGGGACTGGGGCCCTAGCAAACCGACAGCGGTCCCAGACTTCATTTTTGAAATGCGCCGTCGTAAACACCCCGAAAGTTTGATTCGCAAAGTGGTGTACGAGAACCCGCTCACGTTCTTCTCGCAGAGCGAAAAGTTTCGCTTCACCGCGCGTGATGGATCGCTCGTAACCGGCAAAGAAATCTAG
- a CDS encoding family 16 glycoside hydrolase produces the protein MIRLHSAVVAMLLAISSWASAEEGFTPLFDGKSLAGWSGHDKFWSVKDGAITGQTTPENPTQGNTFLLWKDEVANFHLKLKFRIVGGNSGIQYRSKHEGNFVVGGYQADIDSTDTYIGILYEERGRGILAERSKKVEISESGEKKVVGETADSKAILESIKKEDWNEYEVIAKGNELTQKINGMVTIHVIDNEKAKAATKGVLALQLHAGPPMLVQFKDIEIKTLD, from the coding sequence ATGATTCGCCTGCACTCCGCTGTTGTTGCCATGCTCTTGGCAATTTCCTCTTGGGCTTCGGCCGAAGAAGGTTTCACCCCTCTGTTCGATGGCAAATCGCTCGCAGGCTGGAGCGGTCACGATAAGTTCTGGTCGGTGAAGGATGGCGCGATCACCGGACAAACCACTCCCGAAAATCCGACGCAAGGAAACACATTCCTGCTGTGGAAAGACGAAGTCGCCAACTTCCACCTGAAGCTGAAGTTCCGCATCGTGGGTGGCAACAGCGGCATTCAATACCGCAGCAAGCACGAAGGTAACTTTGTCGTCGGTGGCTACCAAGCCGACATCGATTCGACCGACACCTACATTGGCATTTTGTACGAAGAACGTGGTCGTGGCATTCTGGCCGAACGTAGCAAGAAGGTCGAAATCTCGGAGAGTGGTGAGAAGAAAGTGGTGGGAGAGACCGCCGACAGCAAAGCCATTCTCGAGTCGATCAAAAAGGAAGATTGGAACGAGTACGAAGTGATCGCTAAGGGGAACGAACTGACCCAAAAGATCAATGGCATGGTGACGATCCATGTGATCGACAACGAGAAGGCTAAAGCAGCCACCAAGGGTGTGCTCGCGCTGCAACTGCACGCTGGTCCACCAATGCTGGTGCAGTTCAAAGACATCGAGATCAAGACGCTCGATTAG
- a CDS encoding PDZ domain-containing protein, which translates to MSMTTSITVGTTMASARALFTKSATYCAFVALVLLLARDASAQSRPRYVGMLADGQIFEGAVLTDWQDTKALPRVDGRPLAEPNNHFTWLRDRTLALPETPPAYLEMHTGDRLPGNIVGYSNSSEHPWDPAGDYFIVRPSITLVPPENKPAGTIRVKVPAVKRIVWQRRAGDAARPGELHLRDGRTLAFRAARFGDGTVNLLAAEGSSKIVWQDIAEITLPTRDYWKEYFDELALLTPNGTSRLLQIEALGGLIATTSLERYYPRGEGNSGESHRWVHGIQPAWALDLLWVPSRDIVLRQSFLPHEVLVARVPFSSERLASSTLSGSPPRIGRSSSGEELASTTRLVGTGIGMTSGWKLTFELPPISATLRGNLAIDRSSGTGGCLQGFVRRSGLVAKDLWKSEVIVGSSQVSDFRDLPLEVAGDLSGARPKNELIFEVDPVHQSRPAGADPLDIRDRANWGDLVLTFDKAKVNEQIAARIPLQFAAYEGWEVILPSGIPAIEKIEVEVSYDYQAPSPHRLQTSIGLRGEPLLFRKTMRLSPSDQWLMIGVTRPQARGTDPMIEVRLAGEIVGELRVPQRQMHESAADFKPLIVSLATVQRGAGGAVPIELRLITSAESPPMHFRSITTVSQLPTLYRGLEEKVTIESTSDTGAASAAFTDAETYYGSTSLQIAPGTRATWPLEGMIEIRERPEWGQYRFARFAVKKRGGGHAALEILTRDNRPVPACFLIGPGKSTFENSPRVWNDRLPDHWVVITRDLYADFGSCEITGLAATAVEGETLWIDHIYFARRHDDFDLLPQAPTPEQVNRKAREELSLNLMQRVWPAMAWIETAEGVRQGAAMINNNGWLITSAHALSGQTGTVKVHLTTGSYAGPEPMGEKVLEGEIRGTSRSMNATIIKLKVTEQQFPTIGMWNSADLQFDRPCLSANWPRATDAMAKITPEVVQLRRAYRSSLWIDRNDMQQAIGSPLLSTDGQIIGLAARQSPYGGMLYTRVHWGTIESQLAKLVEGTSFGNWSPGMEPELGLEAEVTPAGMAVKSLAKGSAAAAQGIAIGDVLLRIDGNAITSLETLQTALSEKDAGNEVTIDFQHASETKQARVKLAPRK; encoded by the coding sequence ATGAGCATGACGACTTCGATCACTGTTGGAACAACGATGGCAAGCGCGCGCGCTTTGTTTACTAAAAGCGCAACTTATTGCGCTTTTGTTGCGCTCGTCTTGCTCCTAGCGCGCGATGCCAGCGCGCAATCGCGGCCCCGCTATGTCGGCATGCTGGCCGATGGTCAGATTTTCGAAGGGGCGGTCCTTACCGACTGGCAAGACACCAAAGCGCTACCTCGCGTCGATGGCCGACCTCTCGCCGAGCCAAACAACCACTTTACCTGGCTGCGCGATCGAACCCTCGCTCTTCCCGAAACCCCGCCCGCCTACCTCGAGATGCATACCGGCGATCGCTTGCCGGGCAACATCGTCGGGTATAGCAACAGCAGCGAGCACCCTTGGGACCCGGCCGGGGATTACTTCATCGTTCGGCCCTCGATCACGCTGGTCCCTCCCGAAAACAAACCGGCGGGGACGATCCGAGTGAAGGTGCCTGCCGTGAAACGAATCGTGTGGCAGCGCCGCGCGGGTGACGCCGCCCGACCCGGCGAACTTCACTTGCGCGATGGCCGCACCTTGGCCTTTCGAGCCGCTCGCTTTGGCGATGGGACGGTGAATCTACTTGCAGCCGAGGGAAGCTCCAAAATCGTTTGGCAAGATATCGCCGAGATCACTCTGCCGACGCGCGACTACTGGAAAGAGTATTTTGACGAGCTCGCGCTGCTGACTCCCAACGGCACTTCGCGCTTACTCCAAATCGAAGCTCTCGGGGGACTCATCGCCACCACGTCGCTCGAGCGCTACTATCCGCGCGGCGAAGGAAACTCCGGCGAATCGCATCGCTGGGTGCATGGCATTCAGCCTGCTTGGGCGCTCGATCTGCTGTGGGTTCCCAGCCGCGACATCGTGCTGCGACAATCGTTTCTTCCTCACGAAGTGCTCGTCGCGCGCGTTCCATTTAGCAGCGAGCGCCTTGCAAGTTCCACCCTCTCCGGCTCCCCTCCTCGCATCGGCCGTTCGTCGTCGGGAGAAGAACTCGCCTCCACCACGCGACTTGTCGGCACCGGCATCGGCATGACTTCGGGCTGGAAACTTACATTCGAACTCCCGCCGATCTCCGCAACGCTACGCGGTAATCTGGCGATCGATCGTTCAAGTGGAACCGGCGGCTGTCTACAAGGGTTCGTCCGTCGCTCGGGGCTCGTTGCCAAAGATCTCTGGAAGAGCGAGGTGATTGTCGGTTCGAGCCAGGTCTCTGATTTCCGAGATTTGCCGCTCGAAGTTGCCGGCGATCTTTCAGGAGCCCGACCCAAAAACGAGCTGATTTTTGAAGTCGATCCGGTCCATCAGTCGCGTCCTGCGGGGGCTGATCCCCTCGATATTCGCGACCGTGCGAATTGGGGCGATCTCGTCCTGACTTTCGACAAAGCAAAAGTGAATGAACAAATTGCTGCGAGAATTCCGCTGCAATTCGCAGCCTATGAAGGGTGGGAAGTGATTCTTCCAAGTGGTATTCCGGCGATCGAAAAAATCGAAGTCGAGGTTTCTTACGACTATCAAGCTCCCTCGCCACATCGACTGCAAACGTCGATTGGCCTGCGCGGCGAACCGCTGCTGTTTCGCAAAACGATGCGGCTCTCTCCCAGCGATCAGTGGCTGATGATTGGTGTCACACGCCCACAGGCTCGTGGTACCGATCCAATGATTGAAGTTCGCCTGGCTGGCGAGATTGTAGGAGAGCTGCGTGTTCCGCAGCGTCAAATGCACGAAAGCGCGGCCGACTTTAAGCCGCTCATTGTCTCGCTCGCCACTGTGCAGCGCGGAGCGGGTGGAGCTGTTCCCATCGAACTGCGTCTCATTACGTCGGCCGAGAGCCCGCCGATGCACTTCCGTTCGATCACCACCGTTTCGCAGCTTCCCACGCTCTACCGTGGTCTTGAAGAAAAGGTGACTATCGAAAGTACCAGCGACACCGGTGCTGCGAGTGCTGCGTTCACCGATGCGGAAACGTACTACGGCAGCACTTCGCTACAAATTGCTCCAGGAACACGTGCCACCTGGCCCCTCGAAGGAATGATCGAGATTCGCGAACGTCCCGAGTGGGGCCAGTATCGCTTTGCTCGATTTGCGGTGAAAAAACGGGGTGGAGGGCATGCGGCTCTCGAAATTCTGACGCGCGACAATCGACCGGTTCCTGCTTGTTTTTTGATTGGTCCCGGCAAGTCGACTTTCGAGAACAGCCCGCGCGTTTGGAACGATCGTCTTCCGGATCACTGGGTCGTCATCACACGCGATCTGTATGCCGACTTTGGCAGCTGCGAGATCACCGGCCTCGCTGCCACTGCGGTCGAAGGAGAGACTCTCTGGATCGATCACATTTACTTTGCCCGACGTCACGACGATTTTGATCTGCTTCCCCAAGCACCGACTCCCGAGCAGGTGAATCGCAAAGCCCGCGAAGAGTTGTCGCTGAATTTGATGCAGCGCGTGTGGCCTGCGATGGCGTGGATCGAAACGGCCGAGGGAGTTCGCCAAGGGGCTGCCATGATCAACAACAACGGCTGGTTGATCACGAGCGCTCATGCCCTCAGCGGACAAACGGGGACGGTGAAAGTGCATCTCACCACCGGAAGCTATGCGGGCCCGGAGCCGATGGGTGAAAAGGTCCTCGAAGGGGAAATTCGTGGCACTTCGCGCAGCATGAACGCCACGATCATCAAACTGAAAGTGACCGAGCAACAGTTTCCCACCATCGGCATGTGGAACTCCGCCGATTTGCAGTTTGATCGTCCTTGCTTGTCGGCCAACTGGCCACGCGCGACCGATGCGATGGCAAAGATTACCCCCGAAGTGGTGCAGCTGCGCCGCGCTTATCGCAGCAGTTTGTGGATCGATCGTAACGACATGCAGCAAGCGATCGGTTCGCCACTCTTGTCGACCGATGGTCAGATCATCGGCTTGGCTGCACGGCAAAGTCCGTATGGCGGCATGCTCTACACCCGTGTTCACTGGGGAACGATCGAATCGCAACTGGCCAAACTTGTCGAAGGAACAAGCTTCGGCAACTGGTCCCCTGGCATGGAGCCCGAGCTTGGCTTGGAAGCTGAAGTGACACCTGCTGGAATGGCCGTGAAATCGCTTGCCAAAGGGAGCGCCGCTGCTGCCCAAGGAATTGCGATTGGCGACGTGCTGCTGCGAATCGATGGAAACGCCATCACGTCGCTCGAGACACTGCAAACCGCGCTCAGCGAAAAAGATGCTGGTAACGAAGTCACCATCGACTTCCAGCACGCGAGTGAGACCAAACAAGCGCGGGTGAAACTCGCCCCACGCAAGTAG
- a CDS encoding PfkB family carbohydrate kinase, with protein sequence MPLLVVGSVAYDTISTPTETREMVIGGSAVHFSMAASFFAPVRLVGVVGEDWNEDHTSMLTARGIDMSGLEKKPGGKTFFWKGKYHSNMNDRDTLEVHLNVFGDFQPTLPDSFKRSDYVFLANGSPVTQMKVLEQVTSPKLVVADTMDLWIREQHDELLALLKRVDGLVLNDSEAKLLTGEENIVAAGKAVRQLGPKFVVVKKGEHGAMFFADHETYVLPAFPTADVVDPTGAGDSFAGGMMGYLAQEGKLDAETLKKAMAHGVLVASFNVEDFSLDRFRNLDKSEIDFRLTQYRKMLAF encoded by the coding sequence ATGCCTTTGCTGGTGGTTGGCTCGGTTGCGTATGACACGATTTCCACACCGACGGAAACACGCGAGATGGTGATCGGCGGTTCGGCGGTCCACTTTTCGATGGCCGCAAGTTTCTTTGCTCCTGTGCGACTTGTGGGTGTCGTGGGAGAAGATTGGAACGAAGATCACACATCGATGCTGACCGCTCGAGGCATCGACATGTCGGGGCTCGAAAAGAAGCCGGGTGGCAAGACCTTCTTCTGGAAGGGGAAGTACCACTCGAACATGAACGACCGCGACACGCTGGAAGTGCATCTGAACGTGTTTGGCGATTTTCAGCCGACACTTCCCGACAGCTTTAAACGGAGCGACTACGTCTTTCTGGCCAACGGTTCGCCCGTGACGCAAATGAAGGTGCTCGAGCAAGTAACGTCGCCCAAGCTGGTGGTGGCCGACACCATGGATCTGTGGATTCGCGAACAGCACGACGAACTACTCGCGTTGCTGAAACGGGTCGATGGCCTGGTGCTCAACGACAGCGAAGCCAAACTCCTCACCGGTGAAGAAAACATCGTGGCGGCTGGCAAAGCGGTCCGCCAACTGGGCCCTAAATTCGTCGTCGTGAAGAAGGGAGAACATGGCGCGATGTTCTTCGCCGATCACGAAACCTATGTCCTGCCTGCATTTCCAACCGCCGACGTGGTCGATCCCACCGGAGCTGGCGACAGCTTTGCCGGCGGCATGATGGGCTATCTGGCTCAGGAAGGAAAGCTCGACGCCGAGACGCTGAAGAAGGCCATGGCCCACGGCGTGCTAGTGGCGAGCTTCAACGTCGAGGACTTCAGCCTCGATCGCTTCCGCAACCTCGATAAATCGGAAATCGATTTCCGCTTGACGCAGTATCGCAAAATGCTCGCGTTTTAA
- the thpR gene encoding RNA 2',3'-cyclic phosphodiesterase, whose protein sequence is MRRIRSFIAVELSGSVIAKAQKLAAAIAGDEAEINWVDTTAMHLTLKFLGDVPETEMNDICRVVEATAKTVEPFELMFRGIGAFPDLTNPKSLWMGLRGGQEELAELYTAIDVAMKEKLGFPRERRAFQPHVTIGRIKHLHDPAGLAEKFAAMSSFDGDLCAVDEVTVFASFLGRSGPTYDPIGSYELG, encoded by the coding sequence ATGCGTCGTATTCGTTCGTTCATCGCGGTGGAACTGAGTGGTTCGGTGATTGCCAAAGCGCAGAAACTAGCGGCGGCTATCGCTGGCGACGAAGCCGAGATCAACTGGGTCGACACGACGGCGATGCACCTCACGCTGAAGTTCCTCGGGGATGTACCCGAGACGGAAATGAACGACATTTGCCGGGTCGTGGAAGCCACCGCCAAAACGGTCGAGCCGTTTGAGCTGATGTTTCGTGGCATCGGCGCGTTTCCGGATTTGACGAATCCCAAGTCCCTTTGGATGGGCTTGCGAGGGGGGCAGGAAGAGCTGGCGGAGCTTTATACTGCGATCGATGTGGCGATGAAGGAGAAGCTCGGATTTCCGCGCGAAAGGCGAGCGTTTCAGCCCCACGTCACGATCGGCCGCATCAAGCATTTGCACGACCCTGCGGGGCTCGCGGAAAAGTTCGCGGCGATGTCGAGTTTCGACGGCGATTTGTGCGCCGTGGACGAAGTTACAGTATTCGCCAGCTTCCTGGGACGCTCTGGTCCGACCTACGATCCGATCGGCAGTTACGAGCTCGGCTGA
- the recA gene encoding recombinase RecA: protein MAKKDKARAAAEANGKPALADAIENNSVLKNALQQIEKQFGEGSIMPLGGDRQMVIHGIPTGSLSLDLALGGKGIPRGRIIEIFGPESSGKTTLALHVAAQAQKAGGIAAIIDAEHAFDPTWGKKLGVQLDTLLVSQPNNGEEAMQITEMLVKSNAVDVIIIDSVAALVPKQELDGEIGDTHVGLQARLMSQSMRKLTGAIARSKTAVIFINQIREKIGVSYGSPETTPGGRALKFYASCRIDVRRISQIKDGEDVVGQRVRTKVVKNKVAPPFRVAEFDMMHTCGISYEGDILDMGLEAKVLTRSGAWFKYNDAYIGQGKEKARTHLQENPHITEEIRLKILAAGAPTTTATGGDEE from the coding sequence ATGGCCAAAAAAGACAAAGCTCGCGCGGCTGCTGAAGCCAATGGCAAACCAGCCTTGGCCGATGCGATCGAGAACAACTCGGTTCTGAAGAACGCGCTTCAGCAGATCGAGAAGCAGTTCGGCGAAGGCTCGATCATGCCCTTGGGTGGCGATCGCCAGATGGTGATCCACGGCATTCCCACCGGCAGCTTGTCGCTCGACCTCGCTCTCGGCGGCAAGGGGATTCCTCGAGGCCGCATTATCGAAATCTTTGGCCCAGAATCGAGCGGTAAAACCACCCTCGCTCTGCACGTGGCTGCCCAGGCTCAAAAAGCAGGTGGCATTGCCGCCATCATCGACGCCGAACATGCCTTCGACCCCACCTGGGGCAAAAAACTGGGTGTGCAGCTCGACACGCTGCTCGTCAGCCAACCCAACAACGGCGAAGAAGCGATGCAGATCACCGAAATGCTCGTGAAGAGCAATGCGGTCGATGTGATCATCATCGACTCGGTCGCTGCACTCGTTCCGAAGCAAGAACTCGATGGTGAAATCGGTGATACGCACGTCGGTTTGCAAGCTCGCTTGATGAGCCAATCGATGCGTAAACTGACCGGCGCAATTGCTCGCAGCAAAACCGCAGTGATCTTCATCAACCAGATTCGCGAAAAGATCGGCGTCAGCTACGGCAGTCCTGAAACCACCCCTGGTGGTCGCGCTCTGAAGTTCTATGCCTCGTGCCGCATCGACGTTCGGCGCATCAGCCAAATCAAGGATGGTGAAGATGTGGTCGGCCAGCGCGTTCGCACCAAGGTGGTGAAGAACAAGGTGGCCCCTCCGTTCCGCGTTGCTGAATTCGACATGATGCACACCTGTGGCATTAGCTACGAAGGTGACATCCTCGACATGGGTCTCGAAGCGAAGGTCCTTACACGTAGCGGTGCCTGGTTCAAGTACAACGACGCTTACATCGGCCAGGGTAAAGAGAAGGCGCGTACCCACCTGCAAGAGAACCCGCACATCACCGAGGAGATTCGTTTGAAGATCCTCGCTGCTGGTGCACCAACCACCACCGCCACCGGTGGCGACGAAGAGTAA
- a CDS encoding PDZ domain-containing protein: MAQAPSVSNPADKVPAETAARELSAIEAVSSMEKLLVDAIARAEKSVVSIARLPTERPLDLERLGNPDILPAVPFVREPLLAEDPERPDFLPADFASGVVIDARGLILTNYHALKDVKRSQYIVWVARKPYPAKIKAADPWLDLAVLEIAATDLTPMPLGNARQLKKGQIVVSLGNPYAIARDGEPSAAWGIISNLSRATPVAPQSRPSEGRETLHHYGTLIQTDARLEFGSSGGAIVNLKGEMVGLTTSLAALAGFERPGGFAIPVDDDFKRALSELKQGRLPEYGFLGVAPSLLTPDERRAGKLGARIADVVPATPAAKAGLAMGDIVTHVGEVPVIDDLHLIRLLSGMFAGSEVTLTVERGSSTLLNARKLDLEVLLSKKRVDAVRPPIAEVVEPAWRGLEVDYATATTTFREQSRDLDPAGCVGIVKVERDSPAWQAGLRPGDFITQVTIDGESTVTVDSPKQFRELVARARGNVKFLLTAVPRENALRIVAEAMQAVPPEKSETTPPAEATVPEDAAPVAPLPPEAI; this comes from the coding sequence TTGGCCCAAGCTCCATCTGTCTCAAATCCCGCCGATAAAGTCCCTGCAGAGACTGCCGCGCGAGAACTCTCGGCCATCGAAGCGGTGTCTTCGATGGAAAAGCTGCTGGTCGACGCCATTGCCCGGGCCGAGAAATCGGTGGTCTCCATCGCCCGACTGCCGACCGAACGTCCGCTCGATCTCGAGCGTCTTGGCAACCCCGATATCCTTCCCGCAGTACCTTTCGTACGCGAACCGCTGCTGGCCGAAGATCCAGAGCGTCCCGATTTTTTGCCAGCCGACTTCGCCAGCGGAGTGGTGATCGATGCACGCGGGCTGATTCTCACCAACTATCACGCCCTTAAAGATGTGAAGCGATCGCAGTACATCGTTTGGGTCGCACGAAAACCGTATCCGGCCAAGATCAAAGCCGCCGATCCTTGGCTCGATCTTGCTGTACTGGAAATTGCCGCCACCGATCTCACGCCGATGCCGCTGGGAAATGCTCGCCAGCTGAAGAAGGGGCAGATCGTGGTTTCGCTCGGCAATCCTTACGCCATTGCTCGCGACGGTGAACCATCAGCCGCCTGGGGAATCATTTCGAACCTGTCGCGAGCCACGCCAGTCGCTCCCCAAAGCCGACCAAGTGAAGGACGCGAAACCCTGCATCACTATGGCACACTGATTCAAACCGACGCCCGCTTGGAATTCGGCAGCAGCGGCGGCGCGATCGTCAACTTGAAGGGAGAGATGGTCGGGCTCACCACATCGCTGGCGGCACTGGCTGGTTTCGAACGCCCCGGTGGTTTTGCCATTCCGGTCGACGACGACTTCAAACGGGCACTCAGCGAACTCAAGCAAGGCCGCTTACCCGAGTATGGCTTTCTCGGCGTTGCCCCCTCGCTTCTCACCCCCGATGAGCGCCGCGCAGGTAAACTTGGCGCTCGCATTGCCGATGTGGTTCCTGCCACGCCTGCCGCGAAGGCGGGACTTGCGATGGGTGACATCGTGACCCACGTGGGCGAGGTGCCGGTCATCGATGATCTGCATCTGATTCGCCTCTTGAGTGGCATGTTCGCCGGTAGTGAAGTGACGCTCACCGTCGAGCGAGGCAGCAGCACGCTGCTCAATGCTCGCAAACTCGATCTCGAGGTCCTGCTGTCGAAGAAACGAGTCGACGCTGTTCGTCCCCCTATCGCCGAAGTAGTCGAGCCCGCCTGGCGAGGCTTAGAGGTCGATTATGCAACGGCAACAACCACGTTTCGCGAACAAAGCCGCGACCTCGATCCGGCTGGTTGCGTCGGCATCGTGAAGGTCGAGCGTGATTCGCCCGCGTGGCAAGCAGGCCTGCGTCCTGGAGATTTCATCACGCAGGTGACAATCGATGGCGAGTCGACGGTGACGGTCGACTCCCCTAAACAATTTCGTGAACTTGTCGCACGAGCACGTGGAAACGTCAAGTTCCTGCTGACTGCTGTCCCGCGCGAAAATGCGCTTCGTATTGTCGCCGAAGCGATGCAAGCTGTTCCGCCGGAGAAGAGCGAGACGACTCCACCCGCTGAAGCGACGGTACCCGAAGATGCAGCGCCAGTCGCACCACTTCCACCCGAAGCAATTTAG
- a CDS encoding methyltransferase domain-containing protein: MSAESTSLNLLSVEQVVRERYSQASQKVEPALCCAVTPSQPELLKVLPPEIIERDYGCGDPAKYVTAGETVLDLGSGVGKACYVAAQIVGAAGRVIGVDMNDDMLSVARKYQPEIAQKIGYSNVEFRRGRIQDLATDLDVLDAMLASTSVANAADWMAFEERRKLLAKSEPMIASESIDVTLSNCVLNLVAEAERVQLIAELYRVLRPGGRAVISDIVSSKPVPEHLKNNAELWSGCISGAFEQRAFVKAFETAGFTAVELLERQAQPWQVVEGIEFRSVTIRAYRPKLTVATGEVAYVTYRGPWRSVMTDDMVLLSRGEPMLVHAEVADRWMIGPLKQQLIVERAFFGGPASQQSSATEEHGCCGEATKCC, from the coding sequence ATGTCTGCAGAGTCCACAAGCCTCAACTTGTTGTCGGTCGAGCAAGTGGTGCGCGAGCGATACTCCCAAGCTTCGCAAAAAGTGGAGCCAGCACTTTGCTGTGCGGTGACTCCCTCGCAGCCTGAGTTGCTTAAGGTGCTTCCCCCCGAAATCATCGAGCGCGATTATGGTTGCGGCGATCCGGCGAAATATGTGACGGCGGGGGAAACGGTACTCGATTTGGGAAGCGGCGTGGGTAAGGCCTGCTATGTCGCCGCGCAGATCGTTGGCGCAGCGGGACGTGTGATCGGCGTTGATATGAACGACGATATGCTGTCGGTGGCTCGCAAATATCAGCCCGAGATTGCTCAGAAAATTGGGTACTCGAATGTCGAGTTTCGTCGAGGACGGATTCAAGATTTAGCGACCGATCTGGATGTGCTCGACGCCATGCTCGCCTCGACAAGTGTTGCGAATGCGGCTGACTGGATGGCGTTTGAAGAGCGTCGCAAGTTGCTTGCGAAGTCGGAGCCGATGATCGCTAGTGAATCGATCGATGTCACGCTCTCGAACTGCGTCCTTAATCTGGTCGCGGAAGCAGAACGTGTGCAACTGATCGCGGAGTTGTATCGCGTGCTCCGGCCAGGTGGTCGCGCTGTGATTAGCGATATCGTAAGTTCGAAGCCAGTGCCGGAGCATCTAAAGAATAACGCGGAGCTCTGGAGTGGTTGCATCAGTGGCGCGTTCGAGCAGCGGGCTTTCGTAAAGGCTTTTGAAACCGCTGGTTTCACTGCTGTCGAGTTACTGGAGCGACAAGCTCAACCTTGGCAGGTGGTGGAAGGGATTGAGTTCCGGAGCGTCACGATTCGTGCTTATCGTCCGAAGCTGACCGTAGCAACGGGTGAAGTCGCCTACGTCACTTATCGTGGTCCGTGGCGGAGCGTGATGACCGACGATATGGTGCTGCTCAGTCGTGGCGAACCGATGCTAGTGCATGCCGAGGTGGCTGATCGATGGATGATTGGTCCGCTGAAGCAGCAACTGATTGTCGAACGAGCGTTTTTCGGGGGCCCTGCCTCGCAACAATCTTCAGCCACCGAGGAACATGGTTGCTGCGGTGAAGCGACCAAGTGCTGTTAG
- a CDS encoding putative quinol monooxygenase — protein sequence MIVVLATIQLHEGKRDLFLAEFKKIVPDVRVEQGCIEYFPATDLETSLPAQPDPRLDVVVVIEKWESVAALEAHLIAPHMMAYRPRVKDFVKQVSLQILEPRA from the coding sequence GTGATTGTAGTGCTCGCAACAATTCAGCTTCACGAAGGTAAACGCGATCTTTTTCTCGCCGAGTTCAAAAAGATTGTCCCCGATGTTCGCGTAGAACAAGGCTGTATTGAATATTTTCCCGCAACCGACCTCGAAACGAGCCTCCCTGCGCAGCCCGATCCGCGTCTGGATGTCGTGGTGGTGATTGAGAAGTGGGAAAGTGTGGCCGCGCTCGAAGCTCACCTGATCGCGCCGCATATGATGGCCTATCGTCCTCGCGTGAAGGACTTTGTGAAGCAGGTTTCGCTGCAAATTCTCGAGCCCCGCGCTTAG